CTGATGGCCAATGGCTTCGTGCACAAGCTGGAGTCGGTGAATGCCTTCGTGGCCTGCCATCACCCCAGCAGTGCCGCGCACTCGGTGCCGTTCCTGATCTGCAACAGCTGCCACAGCGCGGTGGAACTGGAAGACCGCGAGATCGTCACCCAGCTGGAGAAGCGGGCCAAGGAGCTGGGCTTCCAGCCGCAGGCACAGACCCTGGAAGTGCACGGCCTCTGCGCGCGCTGCGCCGGGTAACGCAACGGTAGTGCCGGCCGCTGGCCGGCATTTGGGAACTGGGGTCAGATCCCGTTGCCATTGGCAAAGGGATCTGACCCCGTTTCATATCGGCGCGACAGGGTCTGCGCCCTAGTCCATCGGCTTGGACCGCGGATCCACCCGCACGATCACTGACATGCCGGGCCGCAGCTGCGCGGCCAGCTTCTGGCCTTCATCGATCGATATCCGCACCGGCAGCCGCTGCACCACCTTGGTGAAGTTGCCGCTGGCATTGTCCGGGCGCAGCACGCTGAACTCCGACCCGGTGGCGGGCGCGATCTCCTGCACGCGGCCCCGCAGCACCTGGCCGTGGAATGCGTCCACCGAGAACGTGGCCGGCTGGCCGACGGCCATGCCCCAGGTCTGGCCTTCCTTGTAGTTGGCCACTACCCACAGCGTGTCAGGCACCAGGAACAGCAGCTGTGAACCGGCCGCGACGTACTGGCCCACGCGTACGCTGGCTTCGCTGATCTGGCCGTCGCGTGGTGCGTGGATCACCGTGTTGGCCAGATCAATGCGCGCCAGTTCGAGCTGCGCCTGCGCGCTTTCCACCTGGGCCTCCAGGCTCTTGCGCGCCACCTGGGTCGAGACCAGCGTTTCCTCGGCGATGCGGATCTGCGCCTGCGACTGCTGCACGCTGGCCTGCGCCGAGGCCTGGGTGGTGCGGAACTTGTCGCGGTCGTTGATCGATACCAGTTGTTGCGCGGCCAGCTCCTCGTAACGCTTGGTCTCGTTGCGCGAGCGCTGCAGTTCGGCCTGGCCGGCCGACAGCGTGGCCTGTGCGGAGGCGATCTGTGCACGGTTCTGCGCCTGCGACTGGTCCGAGTTGGCCAGTGCCGCGTGCGCACTGTCCAGTGTCGCCTGCGCCTGGGCGACACGCTGGGCATAGATGCGGTCATCGATGCGCAGCAGTGGCTCGCCCTGCGTCACATGCTGGAAATCCTTCACCAGCACTTCGGTCACGTAGCCGTTCACCTGCGGCGCCATCACCGTGATCTGGCCGCGCACGTAGGCGTTGTCGGTCACCATCACGCTGCTGGTGAACGGCCACAGGTGCCAGGCGCGCAGGATCAGCGCGATGCCCAGCAAGGCCACCACCACCATCACCACCACGCTGCGCGCGCTGGGCTTGAGGTACTTCGGCGCGACCGCGGGTTCTACCGGCGTGGGCGCGGGCGCCGCGTCGGTCGGCGGCGGTGGGGTGACGTTGTCGGTGTCGTCGGGTCGGGGCGGGACGGGAGGCATGGGGGGACTCAACGGGGCGCGGCCGGCGTGGCCGCTGCGGATAGGGTGGGCTGGCGCTTGCGCCATTGCTTGAGCACGGCGGTGCGCAGCGAGAGCAGCAGCAACCAGCACAGGAAGCCGATGGCCAACCAGCCGCTCAGCGTGAACACATCATTGAAGCCGCGTACATTGGCTTCGCGGCGCGCGGTCTGCGCCAGCTGCGCGCTGCCCTGCGCGCTGCGCAGCACCGGGTCGGTGATCTGCGCGCTGTACAGCTGCTGCTGGAGGCGCAGGCGTTGTGCCACCACCGGATCGGCCGGGTCGAGCTGGCTGGTCAGCGCGCTGGAATACAGCTGCTCGCGATGCAGCTGGAAGGTCCCCAGCACCGCCGAACCTGCCAGGCCGCCCAGGGTCTGCGTGATCGACAGCGTCACCAGGAAGGTGATCATGTGGTCCACGCCCTGTTTCAATGCGGCA
The sequence above is a segment of the Stenotrophomonas maltophilia genome. Coding sequences within it:
- a CDS encoding HlyD family secretion protein, with translation MPPVPPRPDDTDNVTPPPPTDAAPAPTPVEPAVAPKYLKPSARSVVVMVVVALLGIALILRAWHLWPFTSSVMVTDNAYVRGQITVMAPQVNGYVTEVLVKDFQHVTQGEPLLRIDDRIYAQRVAQAQATLDSAHAALANSDQSQAQNRAQIASAQATLSAGQAELQRSRNETKRYEELAAQQLVSINDRDKFRTTQASAQASVQQSQAQIRIAEETLVSTQVARKSLEAQVESAQAQLELARIDLANTVIHAPRDGQISEASVRVGQYVAAGSQLLFLVPDTLWVVANYKEGQTWGMAVGQPATFSVDAFHGQVLRGRVQEIAPATGSEFSVLRPDNASGNFTKVVQRLPVRISIDEGQKLAAQLRPGMSVIVRVDPRSKPMD